The genomic window GCTTGCCTCTGCCTCGGCCTTTAATGTGGTTACAAGCAGCTTTCTTATAACAGCAACCAGCGCAACGTTTATAAAGACCTTTACGGCAAACTTGCCGCCCATGAGATGCTTTACCTCTGTGTCCACAAGCTCTATGACAACCCACATCATCAAAAGCGCCCCAAGTGTGCCGAGGAGCCCTTTCTCCATGTCGCTGGAGAATATATGCGCTACATCATACGCAAAGAGACCCACTACCATTATGCCCATAATCACAAGGCCAATGACAAGGGTGAGGTTCAGGCCGTATGCGAATCTTTTGGCAAATTGTATTAGATAGGATTCCACCCTCTCGGACAGGAAATATGTTTTTATCTCCTCCTCTATATAAGAGCTTGTAAGGATATCAAGATTGATATCTAAAATCTTATCCACTGATTCCTTTAAATATCTGCGTTCCCGCACATCTAAAGAAAATTCTTTATCCAGAATCCTCAAACAGTATAATCTTACAAAATGCATTGCGGCATTCACATAATGGGCGGGGAGCTCTATTTTTACATGCGCAAACCCTATCCGTTCAATATCTCTCATGTAATGAGCGTCGTATTCGCCTGAAAAGAGGCGCATAAACCATTCCTTGAGGCTGTCCTGATGTTTTTTTATAACCTCTTCGTTTTTAAGAAATTTTGACGCATCCTCAAAATGTTTTATGTAATTGTAGAACTCTTCTGGGAACTCATCTTTATATTTTTCCATCAGAGGCTTAAGCTGCTTCAGGTTTGCCGCATCCCCTGAAGTGAAATCGTAGTGCGCCTTTATCTTTTCAATAGATTCCATTTGGACTCCTCATTTGGATTTTCTCGAACCTGAAGGTTTGAGTTACAGTAACTCAAGGCTTTAGCCTTGAACCTACTGCCTATCTTCCAAATATTTCAAGAGTGTTAAAGAAATAACCTATCTCAAACTGCGCTGTGTCAGGGCCATCAGAGCCGT from Deltaproteobacteria bacterium includes these protein-coding regions:
- a CDS encoding protoglobin domain-containing protein; translation: MESIEKIKAHYDFTSGDAANLKQLKPLMEKYKDEFPEEFYNYIKHFEDASKFLKNEEVIKKHQDSLKEWFMRLFSGEYDAHYMRDIERIGFAHVKIELPAHYVNAAMHFVRLYCLRILDKEFSLDVRERRYLKESVDKILDINLDILTSSYIEEEIKTYFLSERVESYLIQFAKRFAYGLNLTLVIGLVIMGIMVVGLFAYDVAHIFSSDMEKGLLGTLGALLMMWVVIELVDTEVKHLMGGKFAVKVFINVALVAVIRKLLVTTLKAEAEASYLSIILIAAIAVLGTIYYLLSRVERAD